The Terriglobales bacterium genome contains the following window.
CGCGAGGTCGCGGAGGACTCTTCGTGAACTCCGCAGTTGCCTCTGTGTCCTTCGTGTTCGCTCCTCCCGTCGTTTGACACTCCTTAGAACCAGCATTTAACTTCGCAGAGTTCGGAAGGAGTCACGATGTCCCGAGCTGCTCGCCTTCTTCTCTCGCTAGAACTCGTGCTGTTCTCGACTGCGTTGTTCGCGCAGGATCTTGCTTCATTCGAAAAAAAGACAAGCGTCAAGACGTTGTCCAATGGTCTGACGATCGTGGTCTGCGAACGTCACGAGGCGCCGGTCTTTTCGTTTTACACGCTGGTCGATGCCGGCGCCGCGC
Protein-coding sequences here:
- a CDS encoding insulinase family protein; amino-acid sequence: MSRAARLLLSLELVLFSTALFAQDLASFEKKTSVKTLSNGLTIVVCERHEAPVFSFYTLVDAGAA